The Bubalus bubalis isolate 160015118507 breed Murrah chromosome 16, NDDB_SH_1, whole genome shotgun sequence genome window below encodes:
- the UBQLNL gene encoding ubiquilin-like protein: MPHVIARTPRMAQCGHHSGLPAEKKISPVVTRVIVKTPGKQEDFVIANDTSVRQFKEKLSAHFKCQMDQLVLVFMGRLLKDHDVLSQRGILDGHTIHVVIKSKNSSRSLAHPCHQDKDTKGNSSGVYQSVGVGYTPVESALSEDAPKVHTQDLKVGSPECIAQILENPSIQQLLSNTDFMRQFISEHLDTQQLMQQNPEVSHILDNSEILWQTLELARNLAVIQEIMQIQQPAQNLESPRNPQSYVGLETVPGWHSASGQSSADFNDQMLNSTQDPFGGNIFTALLGGQVPEQVQFSLPSPPPSQEQQEHLPQPPTAQVIYANSRGVSSITSVNSALNMANHTSRASTSNSTSGQSHASAVEQPTGIPALPSRELNQLPQAEDKDATISLDSSNQKLDDLQQSNEQTSSQITGNMMQLLLNNPSLAAQMMLFMSVPQLSEQWKQQLPAFLQQTQFSDMLIALANPKASQAILQIEQSLQLLATEAPVLLPWVAPYLWGLGWLPAPSCSYPDTVPWTWDVSNMAEPKGPESCPK; this comes from the coding sequence ATGCCGCATGTCATTGCTCGAACACCCAGGATGGCCCAGTGTGGGCATCATTCAGGGCTGCCTGCAGAGAAGAAGATCTCTCCAGTTGTCACTAGGGTGATAGTGAAGACACCAGGCAAGCAGGAAGACTTTGTGATAGCCAATGATACCTCGGTGAGGCAGTTCAAGGAGAAGCTATCGGCTCACTTTAAATGTCAAATGGACCAACTAGTGCTTGTCTTCATGGGCCGCCTTCTCAAAGACCATGATGTACTGAGCCAGAGGGGCATCCTGGACGGTCACACCATCCACGTGGTCATCAAGTCCAAAAACAGCTCCAGATCCCTAGCCCATCCTTGCCACCAGGACAAAGACACAAAAGGAAACAGTAGTGGGGTATACCAATCTGTTGGTGTGGGTTACACACCAGTGGAGTCAGCTCTCTCAGAGGATGCGCCCAAGGTGCACACCCAGGACTTGAAAGTGGGTAGTCCAGAGTGCATAGCACAGATACTGGAGAATCCTAGCATCCAGCAACTCCTGTCCAACACAGACTTCATGAGACAGTTCATCTCAGAACACCTAGACACGCAGCAGTTGATGCAGCAGAACCCAGAGGTCTCACATATCCTTGACAATTCTGAGATCCTGTGGCAGACTCTGGAGCTGGCCAGGAACCTGGCAGTGATTCAAGAAATAATGCAGATCCAGCAACCTGCACAGAATCTTGAGAGTCCACGGAACCCACAGTCATATGTAGGCTTAGAGACTGTCCCAGGATGGCATAGTGCCTCAGGTCAGAGTTCTGCTGATTTCAATGATCAGATGCTCAACAGCACACAAGATCCATTTGGGGGCAACATTTTCACAGCTCTTCTGGGAGGACAAGTGCCAGAGCAAGTCCAGTTTTCACTCCCATCTCCACCACCATCCCAGGAACAACAGGAACATCTCCCACAGCCCCCTACAGCCCAAGTCATCTATGCTAATTCTCGAGGTGTATCTTCAATCACTTCAGTCAATTCTGCCCTCAACATGGCAAATCATACTTCCAGGGCCAGTACTTCTAACTCCACTAGTGGTCAAAGTCATGCTAGTGCAGTGGAGCAGCCAACTGGGATACCAGCCTTACCTAGCAGAGAGCTCAACCAGCTGCCCCAGGCAgaagacaaagatgccaccatTTCTCTAGATAGCTCTAACCAGAAATTAGATGATCTCCAGCAATCAAATGAGCAGACCAGCTCCCAGATCACAGGAAACATGATGCAACTGCTTTTGAACAAcccttccctggcagcccagatGATGTTGTTCATGAGTGTGCCCCAGCTGAGTGAACAGTGGAAGCAGCAACTGCCTGCATTTCTGCAGCAGACTCAGTTTTCCGATATGCTTATAGCTCTAGCCAACCCTAAAGCATCACAAGCAATACTGCAGATTGAGCAGAGTCTGCAGCTGTTGGCCACTGAGGCTCCTGTTCTTCTACCCTGGGTTGCTCCCTACCTATGGGGCCTGGGCTGGCTTCCTGCACCCAGCTGCAGCTACCCTGACACAGTGCCCTGGACCTGGGATGTGTCCAATATGGCTGAGCCTAAAGGACCTGAGTCCTGTCCCAAATAG